One segment of Solanum lycopersicum chromosome 1, SLM_r2.1 DNA contains the following:
- the LOC101267452 gene encoding leucine-rich repeat receptor-like serine/threonine-protein kinase BAM3 translates to MLPLILVTLFTLVGTSLSSISTDVHALLSLKQGFDFSNSVLSSWDVSNPSSVCSWVGIKCLQDRVVSINLSNMELYGSVSPVISRLDKLVELSIDGNNFTGEIKIENMRSLKSLNISNNMFSGSLDWNYTSLANLEVLDAYNNNFSSFLPVGVVSLEKLKYLDLGGNYFYGRIPESYGDLIGLEYLQLAGNDLHGRIPRALGNLTNLKEIYLGYFNVFVGGIPKEFGKLENLVHMDISNCELDGPIPPELGNLKLLNTLFLHINLLSGQIPKELGNLTGLVNLDLSANALTGEIPFELINLQQLSLFNLFMNKLHGSIPDFIADYPDLKVLGLWMNNFTGIIPQKLGQNEKLQELDLSSNKLTGTIPKHLCASKQLRILILLKNFLFGSIPEDLGTCLSLVRLRLGQNYLNGSIPNGFIYMPELNLVELHNNYLSGNLSENSITSSKPAKLGQLNLSNNQLSGSLPFSLSNFSSLQILSLGGNQFSGPIPTSIGQLTQALKIDLSHNFLSGEIPPEIGNCVHLTYLDLSQNNFSGSIPPRVSEIRILNYLNLSRNHLNETIPKSIGTMRSLTTADFSFNDLSGKLPESGQFAYFNATSFAGNPQLCGSLLNNPCNFTLITDPPGKSHGDFKLIFALGLLICSLVFAAAAIIKAKSFKKTGADSWKMTAFQKVEFSVANVLECVKDGNVIGRGGAGIVYHGKMPNGVEIAVKKLLGFGNNSHDHGFRAEIRTLGNIRHRNIVRLVAFCSNKETNLLVYEYMRNGSLGEALHGKKGGFLSWNLRYKIAIEAAKGLCYLHHDCSPLIVHRDVKSNNILLNSNFEAHVADFGLAKFLVDGGASECMSAVAGSYGYIAPEYAYTLRVDEKSDVYSFGVVLLELITGRRPVGEFGDGVDIVQWSKKVTNCKREQVTHIVDPRLTSVPQDEAMHLFFISMLCIQENSVERPTMREVIQMLSEFPRQSPEYHRPSSSKVVLQKLKSLENDQITCPKIRKENLV, encoded by the exons ATGTTGCCACTTATTCTTGTCACACTCTTTACTCTTGTAGGCACTTCCCTTTCTTCTATTAGTACTGATGTTCATGCCTTGTTGAGTCTAAAACAAGGATTTGACTTCTCAAATTCTGTTTTGAGTTCATGGGATGTTTCAAATCCTAGCTCAGTTTGTTCTTGGGTGGGAATCAAATGCTTACAAGACCGAGTTGTATCGATAAACTTGTCCAATATGGAGCTTTATGGCTCTGTTTCCCCTGTTATTTCAAGGTTAGATAAGCTTGTTGAgctttcaattgatggtaacaACTTCACTGGTGAAATCAAGATTGAGAACATGAGGAGTCTTAAGTCACTCAACATTTCAAACAACATGTTTAGTGGGAGTCTTGATTGGAACTACACAAGTTTGGCTAATTTGGAGGTTCTTGATGCTTACAACAACAACTTCTCATCTTTTCTTcctgttggagttgttagctTGGAGAAACTCAAGTATTTGGACTTAGGTGGCAATTATTTCTACGGACGAATACCGGAGAGTTATGGGGATTTGATTGGGTTGGAGTACTTACAACTTGCTGGAAATGACCTGCATGGAAGAATCCCTAGAGCATTGGGGAATCTTACCAACTTGAAAGAGATTTATTTGGGATATTTCAATGTTTTTGTAGGTGGGATTCCTAAGGAATTTGGGAAGTTGGAGAATCTTGTTCACATGGATATTTCTAACTGTGAATTAGATGGTCCAATTCCTCCTGAATTAGGGAATTTGAAATTGTTAAACACACTTTTTCTACATATAAATCTTCTTTCAGGTCAAATACCAAAGGAACTAGGCAACCTTACTGGCTTAGTCAATCTTGATCTTTCAGCCAATGCACTTACTGGTGAAATCCCATTTGAGCTCATTAACCTTCAGCAGCTAAGTCTTTTCAACCTGTTCATGAACAAATTACATGGCTCTATACCGGATTTCATCGCTGATTATCCTGACCTGAAGGTTCTTGGTCTCTGGATGAACAACTTCACCGGTATAATCCCGCAGAAGTTAGGCCAAAATGAGAAGCTGCAAGAGCTGGATTTGTCTTCAAATAAGCTCACtggtacaattcctaaacacTTGTGTGCTTCTAAGCAACTCAGAATCTTGATTTTACTCAAGAATTTCCTCTTTGGTTCAATACCAGAAGATTTAGGCACATGTTTGAGTCTTGTTAGGCTGAGATTGGGACAAAACTACTTGAATGGTAGTATCCCAAATGGATTCATTTACATGCCTGAGCTAAACTTAGTTGAGCTGCATAACAACTATTTGTCTGGTAACTTATCAGAAAATAGTATCACTTCTTCAAAGCCAGCAAAGTTAGGTCAGTTGAATTTATCAAACAATCAACTTTCAGGTTCTTTACCATTTTCACTTTCTAACTTCTCTTCCCTTCAAATCCTTTCACTTGGAGGGAACCAATTCTCTGGTCCTATTCCTACTTCTATAGGTCAACTCACACAAGCTTTAAAAATTGACCTCAGTCATAACTTTCTTTCTGGTGAAATCCCCCCTGAAATAGGCAACTGTGTCCACTTGACTTATCTAGACTTGAGCCAGAACAACTTCTCTGGCTCAATTCCACCTCGAGTATCCGAAATCCGAATCTTGAACTACTTGAACTTGTCAAGAAACCACTTGAATGAGACCATACCAAAGTCAATTGGTACCATGAGGAGTCTCACTACTGCTGATTTCTCATTCAATGATTTGTCAGGCAAGCTCCCAGAATCAGGCCAGTTTGCTTACTTCAATGCTACTTCTTTCGCGGGCAATCCTCAACTCTGTGGTTCTTTATTGAACAACCCTTGCAATTTCACGCTAATCACTGATCCACCTGGAAAGTCACATGGAGATTTCAAGCTGATCTTCGCCCTCGGGTTGTTAATCTGTTCACTAGTTTTTGCAGCTGCAGCTATCATAAAGGCCAAGTCTTTCAAGAAAACAGGCGCGGATTCTTGGAAAATGACAGCATTTCAGAAGGTTGAATTCAGTGTTGCTAATGTTCTTGAatgtgtaaaagatggcaatgtGATAGGCAGAGGAGGAGCGGGGATTGTTTACCATGGAAAAATGCCAAATGGAGTTGAAATTGCAGTGAAAAAACTGCTTGGCTTTGGAAACAACAGCCATGATCATGGTTTCAGGGCGGAGATACGGACACTAGGCAACATTCGACACAGAAACATTGTAAGACTAGTTGCATTTTGTTCCAACAAGGAAACGAATCTCCTTGTGTATGAGTACATGAGAAATGGTAGTTTAGGAGAGGCGTTACATGGGAAAAAAGGCGGATTCCTTAGCTGGAATTTGAGGTACAAAATCGCGATAGAAGCTGCTAAAGGATTGTGCTATCTTCACCACGACTGCTCGCCATTAATTGTTCATAGAGACGTCAAATCCAACAACATTTTGCTGAATTCAAACTTCGAAGCTCATGTTGCAGATTTTGGACTAGCAAAATTCTTGGTAGATGGTGGTGCCTCGGAATGCATGTCTGCTGTTGCTGGCTCCTACGGTTACATTGCCCCTG AATATGCATATACATTGAGAGTAGATGAAAAGAGCGATGTATATAGTTTTGGTGTGGTTCTATTGGAGCTGATCACCGGGCGTCGTCCGGTGGGAGAGTTTGGAGACGGAGTGGACATAGTACAATGGAGCAAGAAAGTGACAAATTGTAAAAGGGAACAAGTAACACACATTGTGGATCCAAGGTTAACTAGTGTGCCTCAAGATGAAGCAATGCATTTGTTCTTTATTTCTATGCTATGTATTCAAGAAAATAGCGTAGAACGTCCAACAATGAGGGAAGTCATTCAAATGTTGTCCGAATTTCCAAGGCAATCACCAGAATATCATCGACCTTCGTCTTCAAAAGTTGTTTTACAAAAGCTAAAAAGTCTTGAGAATGACCAAATTACTTGTCCGAAGATTCGAAAAGAAAATTTGGTCTAa